A window of the Salvelinus sp. IW2-2015 linkage group LG37, ASM291031v2, whole genome shotgun sequence genome harbors these coding sequences:
- the LOC111960297 gene encoding high affinity immunoglobulin epsilon receptor subunit gamma isoform X1, which translates to MGGRFPVLSALPLWMSFGSATALGESQICYILDAILFLYGIILTVLYCRLKFFPQMVPVTGAGTEKPAKPEEGIYTGLTPRAVDTYETIGQKKRLK; encoded by the exons ATGGGAGGCAGATTCCCAGTTCTTTCAGCTCTTCCTCTGTGGATGAGCTTTGGCAGTGCTA cgGCCCTGGGTGAGTCTCAGATCTGCTATATCCTGGACGCTATCTTGTTTCTGTACGGTATCATCCTCACCGTGCTCTACTGCAGGCTCAAG TTTTTCCCACAGATGGTTCCGGTGACTGGGGCTGGGACAGAAAAGCCAGCG AAACCGGAGGAGGGTATCTATACG GGTCTGACCCCTCGTGCTGTGGATACCTATGAGACCATCGGTCAGAAGAAAAGATTGAAGTAG
- the LOC111960297 gene encoding high affinity immunoglobulin epsilon receptor subunit gamma isoform X2, with product MGGRFPVLSALPLWMSFGSATALGESQICYILDAILFLYGIILTVLYCRLKMVPVTGAGTEKPAKPEEGIYTGLTPRAVDTYETIGQKKRLK from the exons ATGGGAGGCAGATTCCCAGTTCTTTCAGCTCTTCCTCTGTGGATGAGCTTTGGCAGTGCTA cgGCCCTGGGTGAGTCTCAGATCTGCTATATCCTGGACGCTATCTTGTTTCTGTACGGTATCATCCTCACCGTGCTCTACTGCAGGCTCAAG ATGGTTCCGGTGACTGGGGCTGGGACAGAAAAGCCAGCG AAACCGGAGGAGGGTATCTATACG GGTCTGACCCCTCGTGCTGTGGATACCTATGAGACCATCGGTCAGAAGAAAAGATTGAAGTAG